Proteins co-encoded in one Perca flavescens isolate YP-PL-M2 chromosome 11, PFLA_1.0, whole genome shotgun sequence genomic window:
- the cybrd1 gene encoding plasma membrane ascorbate-dependent reductase CYBRD1 → MENLKQFLVALSAAAAVGIVSIIFVLMWVLNYKEGFAWDGGLAEFNWHPVLIVIGFIFFQGIAIIVYRLPWTWQCSKLMMKFIHAGLHLLAFILAVIAMVAVFDFHNAAKIPNMYSLHSWLGLTALILFCLQLVLGVGIYLIPVTPASWRAAFMPLHVYGGLLLFTSVIAVALMGITEKLIFGLSNPKYKDSPPEAIFVNVLGVLLVVFGALILWIATRTSWKRPSDQVLHTLHTSGEGEDSSKVGPVLSQLSDGTDAEPFGDVRRRSNKLDDQAN, encoded by the exons ATGGAGAACTTGAAACAGTTTCTGGTCGCTCTGTCTGCCGCCGCCGCCGTCGGCATTGTCTCCATAATATTCGTGCTAATGTGGGTTCTCAACTATAAAGAAGGTTTTGCCTGGGATGGAGGACTGGCTGAATTCAACTGGCATCCGGTCTTAATAGTCATCGGGTTTATTTTCTTCCAAGGAATAG CCATCATTGTCTACAGACTCCCCTGGACCTGGCAGTGCAGCAAACTGATGATGAAGTTCATCCATGCAGGCTTGCACTTACTAGCCTTCATTCTTGCTGTCATAGCTATGGTGGCTGTTTTTGACTTCCACAATGCTGCCAAAATCCCCAACATGTATAGTCTGCACAGCTGGCTGGGCCTGACCGCTCTGATACTGTTCTGTCTACAG CTTGTTCTTGGAGTTGGCATATACTTGATACCAGTTACACCTGCATCCTGGAGAGCAGCGTTTATGCCCCTCCATGTCTATGGCGGTCTTTTACTCTTTACCAGTGTAATAGCTGTGGCACTCATGGGCATCACCGAGAAACTCATTTTTGGCCT GAGCAACCCGAAATATAAGGACTCTCCCCCAGAGGCAATTTTCGTGAACGTTCTGGGAGTCCTCCTAGTGGTTTTtggagctcttatcctctggatTGCCACTCGAACGTCTTGGAAACGCCCCAGTGACCAGGTCTTGCATACTCTGCATACCAGTGGGGAAGGTGAGGACAGCAGCAAAGTTGGTCCAGTCCTGTCTCAACTATCTGATGGAACTGATGCTGAGCCCTTCGGGGATGTCAGGAGGAGGAGTAACAAATTAGATGATCAGGCTAACTGA
- the dcaf17 gene encoding DDB1- and CUL4-associated factor 17, translated as MLPDSRLVETKCHLLMAPYRRKRVVNATELLNRRSRGIRDAGTLIRHNMKVLRGILLQDNRNFIKAWSKTSKSTMMYESGKIYFENYQNCYSCVHSEPQVLYKLPKRSKLEKFEDALLCQSPLDNTLASPTDHKPSLLALTANNWLYRLSAETGEELQRVYLSSNHKFRYLGWDVSQEMFYVKSVQNKDTLLARQAGITQNTVMHLAIFHVFPLQVVGMLEINKKVFGNSVTDVVLSQGVLVVSYSNKSVKLYSFKHIVQRYLTEKLTLGKQSSLLGGKTVGDVPFGIPVNIQITDCPPVLFEVSCTDNSVQIGGYPWHYIYTPPHKNHKGTHHICSLRDSTMATNGIQNMNCCSLESDGIFFHPDDSGRIIHVGPATINVLKICGELNSGLPSKIREDFSMAIHRNSNPTSQVTVTSSGRTVKKRFRQLDDDPDQETFRMVEYEDELDLLAVVVTNGEEGEGRAHIRLHDNQSGQLLRTVDLVEPWDETYRHELFFDKDTIVHIEQKNSNFCCHVYKLKAASK; from the exons ATGCTACCAGACAGTCGGCTTGTAGAAACAAAGTGCCACCTGCTGATGGCGCCGTACCGGAGAAAAAGAGTCGTAAATGCTACTGAGCTGTTGAACCGGAGGAGTAGAGGTATCAGGGATGCTGGGACTCTGATCAGACACAATATGAAGGTCCTTAGAGGAATCCTCCTCCag GACAACAGGAATTTCATTAAAGCATGGAGCAAGACCTCAAAATCCACAATGATGTATGAGAGTGGTAAAATCTATTTTGAAAATTACCAGAACTGCTACAGCTG TGTTCATTCAGAGCCACAAGTTCTATACAAACTGCCTAAGAGATCTAAATTGGAGAAATTTGAAGATGCCTTGCTGTGTCAGAGCCCACTT GACAACACATTAGCCTCCCCCACTGATCATAAACCCAGCCTCTTGGCTTTGACGGCCAATAACTGGCTGTATCGCCTTTCAGCTGAAACGGGAGAAGAGCTGCAAAGAGTTTACCTCTCTTCAAACCATAAGTTCAG GTATCTTGGCTGGGATGTTTCTCAAGAGATGTTTTATGTTAAATCTGTTCAAAACAAAGATACACTTTTAGCCCGACAG GCAGGTATCACTCAGAACACGGTGATGCACCTGGCCATCTTTCATGTCTTCCCCTTACAAGTCGTAGGCATGTTGGAGATCAACAAAAAG GTATTTGGGAATAGCGTTACCGATGTGGTTCTGTCTCAAGGTGTCCTTGTGGTGTCTTACAGCAACAAGTCAGTGAAACTGTACAGCTTTAAACACATTGTACAAAGG tATTTGACAGAGAAGTTAACGCTTGGAAAGCAGAGTTCACTTCTTGGAGGCAAAACAGTGGGAGATGTTCCGTTTGGTATCCCAGTAAATATCCAGATCACAG ATTGTCCTCCAGTGCTTTTCGAGGTGTCATGCACTGATAACAGTGTCCAGATTGGAGGCTACCCGTGGCACTACATCTACACACCACCGCATAAGAATCACAAGGGCACTCACCACATCTGTTCACTCAGGGACAGCACTATG GCAACAAATGGAATTCAAAACATGAACTGCTGCTCTCTAGAGAGCGATGGAATCTTCTTCCATCCTGATGACTCAGGAAGAATCATTCATGTTGGACCTGCCACCATAAA TGTCCTTAAAATTTGTGGTGAACTAAACAGTGGTTTGCCATCGAAGATACGTGAGGATTTCTCTATGGCAATCCATCGGAACAGCAAT CCTACCTCACAAGTCACTGTGACCTCATCGGGCCGCACAGTGAAAAAACGATTTCGTCAGCTGGATGATGACCCAGATCAAGAG ACTTTCCGTATGGTGGAATATGAGGATGAGCTGGACCTTTTGGCAGTGGTGGTAACTAATGGTGAGGAGGGAGAAGGTAGAGCCCACATCCGACTGCATGACAACCAGAGTGGGCAGTTACTGCGGACGGTTGACCTGGTGGAACCTTGGGACGAG ACTTATCGACATGAGTTGTTCTTTGACAAAGACACAATTGTTCATATTGAACAAAAGAACTCCAACTTCTGCTGCCATGTTTACAAACTCAAGGCTGCCAGCAAATAA